One stretch of Deinococcus hopiensis KR-140 DNA includes these proteins:
- a CDS encoding MFS transporter — MNQASVPVPFRPGTVRLAISLVFLVNGAVLATWVSRIPVLKDALGLSDGQLGLALLGMAVGALIAFPITGLLISRFGSRNVTLAVGVLYCLTLPLLALAPSLSVLTLTLLAFGALNGSMDVAMNAHGVEVEKHSGRRILSSLHGMWSLGGLIGSGLGALAAHQGLSPRMHLSVTALLLAVVLVLAATHLLRSRPTYRSGDPVFALPTPALLGFGLIAFCAFLSEGAMADWSAVYLRDTLGTGAPFAAIGYAAFSLTMTAGRFTGDALVTWLGPVRTVRFGGLLAGFGLGTALLLGSPAFTLVGFACVGLGMAAIAPLVFSAAGRTPGVSSGTAIAAVATMGYTGLLAGPPLIGLMAETVTLRIALGAVALLGFTIALLSGNVRGAALPGEEAPVPELEGAR, encoded by the coding sequence ATTTCCCTCGTCTTTCTGGTGAACGGCGCGGTCCTCGCCACTTGGGTCTCGCGCATTCCAGTTCTCAAAGATGCGCTCGGGTTGAGTGACGGGCAGCTCGGCCTCGCCCTGTTGGGCATGGCGGTCGGCGCACTGATTGCATTCCCCATCACTGGCCTTCTGATATCCCGCTTCGGCAGTCGAAACGTCACCCTCGCTGTGGGTGTTCTCTACTGCTTGACGCTCCCCCTGCTGGCCCTCGCGCCCTCGTTATCCGTGCTTACCCTCACGCTGCTTGCCTTCGGGGCATTGAACGGCTCTATGGATGTGGCTATGAACGCTCACGGAGTTGAGGTTGAGAAGCACTCCGGACGCAGAATTCTTTCGTCCCTCCACGGGATGTGGAGCCTCGGCGGCTTGATCGGCTCGGGGCTGGGGGCGCTCGCAGCCCACCAAGGACTGTCCCCGAGGATGCATTTGTCGGTGACGGCCTTACTCCTGGCCGTGGTCCTGGTTCTCGCCGCGACGCACCTGCTGAGGTCAAGGCCCACCTACCGCTCGGGAGATCCAGTCTTTGCCCTCCCCACCCCAGCCCTTCTGGGCTTTGGGCTTATCGCGTTCTGTGCCTTTCTCAGTGAGGGCGCAATGGCGGACTGGAGTGCCGTGTACCTACGTGACACCCTGGGTACCGGTGCACCCTTCGCCGCCATTGGATATGCGGCATTCTCCCTCACGATGACGGCAGGGCGCTTTACAGGGGACGCTCTGGTGACATGGTTGGGTCCCGTCCGCACCGTGCGCTTCGGCGGCCTTCTGGCCGGGTTTGGGTTGGGTACAGCGCTGCTCCTGGGTTCCCCAGCGTTCACCCTCGTTGGTTTCGCATGCGTCGGGCTGGGGATGGCTGCCATCGCGCCCTTGGTGTTCAGCGCGGCGGGCCGTACACCAGGGGTCTCGTCCGGTACAGCCATCGCGGCGGTGGCGACGATGGGTTATACCGGTCTTCTGGCGGGCCCACCCCTCATCGGTCTGATGGCCGAGACCGTTACGCTGCGGATCGCCCTGGGTGCTGTGGCTCTCCTGGGCTTCACGATCGCGCTGCTCAGTGGCAACGTACGCGGTGCAGCTCTCCCCGGAGAAGAAGCGCCGGTCCCCGAATTGGAGGGAGCAAGATGA
- a CDS encoding diguanylate cyclase, which yields MNVSPQDPTSQHVMGLLQEAADLMRQDRLPEGIERAQEALSLAESARADVLTALAQFQLADLYRYIPRSLDAFQLLTQAVSTFRRANHPRLPRAIAVQGLILGDLGDHTAALDLYREALSYFTAFPEHADRTQEAFCYGALGVACTHLGEFDQAEAAYLRAMTVYEEAGNWVTVCHLWNNIVIVRTRALARDQAHGLPTGHLIEQAEAYLHRAEDLNARLVQSAFVTAVLCNSWGDLYALTGAYDLAVPQIQQALTIYRGLQLPRGEVDALTNLGEVELKQGQVEEAIGSFLQAQELVAHHELRDHERKLVELQAQAYEASGQFEQALAYQKRLHTMTFDLQQRETQKKLQRLAVQAEIERVQREAQQVRQQNEALSAQNHALQEKSQTLDRLAHQDALTGLANRRAFEEWEAGLPTPLRPNFALAVVDIDHFKRVNDTFSHAVGDDVLKQVAGLLRSGVREGDLVARFGGEEFVVVFQDLASSGLEERAEQLRARVEAHLWREMHAGLQVTISVGVAAAYEGATVQALFEQADGRLYVAKRGGRNRVVWN from the coding sequence GTGAATGTAAGCCCACAAGACCCCACATCCCAACACGTCATGGGACTATTGCAAGAAGCGGCTGACCTGATGCGCCAGGACCGACTTCCTGAAGGCATTGAACGGGCGCAGGAAGCGCTCTCACTGGCTGAGTCCGCTCGCGCGGATGTCCTGACGGCCCTGGCTCAGTTTCAGCTCGCCGATCTCTACCGGTATATTCCCCGGTCCCTGGATGCTTTCCAGCTCCTGACGCAGGCTGTCTCCACGTTTCGGCGGGCCAACCATCCTCGCCTTCCGCGGGCTATCGCGGTTCAAGGATTGATCCTCGGTGACCTGGGAGATCACACCGCTGCGCTTGACCTCTACCGCGAAGCGTTGAGTTATTTCACCGCATTTCCCGAGCATGCAGACCGAACTCAAGAAGCGTTTTGTTACGGTGCATTGGGAGTCGCGTGTACGCATCTGGGTGAGTTTGATCAGGCGGAGGCCGCTTATCTCAGAGCGATGACCGTTTATGAAGAGGCAGGTAACTGGGTGACCGTCTGTCACCTTTGGAACAACATCGTCATCGTGAGAACCCGCGCTCTGGCGAGGGATCAGGCGCATGGGCTTCCCACAGGTCACCTGATTGAGCAGGCAGAAGCGTACCTGCACCGTGCGGAGGATCTCAACGCCCGTCTGGTGCAGAGCGCTTTCGTGACAGCGGTCCTTTGCAATTCATGGGGAGATCTCTACGCGCTTACTGGAGCGTATGACCTGGCCGTGCCGCAAATACAGCAGGCCCTGACGATCTACCGTGGGTTGCAGTTGCCCCGTGGGGAAGTGGACGCCTTGACGAATTTAGGCGAAGTCGAGTTGAAACAGGGACAGGTGGAGGAAGCCATCGGGTCCTTCTTGCAGGCGCAGGAACTGGTAGCGCACCACGAACTGCGTGACCACGAGCGCAAGCTCGTGGAACTGCAGGCACAGGCGTATGAGGCCAGTGGGCAGTTCGAGCAAGCGCTGGCCTACCAGAAGCGCTTGCACACCATGACGTTTGATCTCCAGCAGCGTGAGACGCAGAAGAAGTTGCAGAGACTCGCCGTGCAGGCCGAAATTGAGCGGGTGCAGCGCGAAGCGCAGCAGGTTCGCCAGCAGAATGAAGCACTGAGCGCCCAGAATCACGCCTTGCAAGAGAAGAGCCAGACCCTGGATCGCCTCGCGCATCAGGACGCCTTGACTGGTCTGGCAAATCGGCGCGCTTTCGAGGAGTGGGAAGCGGGTTTGCCCACGCCGCTGCGGCCTAATTTCGCGCTGGCCGTTGTCGATATTGATCACTTCAAACGGGTCAACGACACCTTCTCCCACGCTGTCGGTGACGATGTTCTGAAACAGGTGGCCGGGCTGCTGCGTTCTGGGGTGCGGGAGGGAGACTTGGTGGCGCGGTTCGGTGGTGAGGAGTTTGTGGTGGTATTCCAGGATTTGGCCTCCTCGGGGTTGGAGGAGCGGGCCGAACAGTTACGCGCCCGTGTGGAAGCCCACCTATGGCGTGAGATGCATGCCGGACTCCAGGTCACCATTAGCGTAGGCGTCGCTGCGGCCTACGAGGGGGCTACAGTTCAGGCCTTGTTTGAGCAGGCCGACGGAAGATTATACGTCGCCAAACGGGGAGGCCGGAACCGCGTGGTCTGGAACTAG
- a CDS encoding MFS transporter, protein MLSTNPSSPPGLIWPSRSYRLYLAASSISSVGNGMQFIVASWLATELTGDGAASAAVLICSTLPGVLFAPIAGVLADRYDRRKLAAMMDLFRAVVLLGVPLIATLGQLQVGHLYLVSFLTALGDTIYKPTQSALVREIVPSARLLQANTSAMIGIQLGMIVGAGSSGLLMTWLTPPAVMLLNALSFVLSAICTLQMLSLRSGNAKEQDQGNVPPGRQYLWEMRLGWTYLRQNSRLAFPYVMALVLASTAQSMNALLVPFVHQVLRLSPGALGLIDGAWAVGAVLAGFILPLLLQRFSKAVVMVAAPGLLSLTLLLGSRASGLVEAVLAWGLMGLFSRSLILYRTAAQEHTALEYQGRVESTFGVLTSLTFLTLYVLLGSAQAAFGPRVLIVAQGLLIGGAALWAWRALRSGTYGSLVSNDRT, encoded by the coding sequence ATGTTGTCTACAAACCCGTCGTCCCCCCCAGGATTAATCTGGCCTAGCCGGAGTTACCGCCTTTACCTGGCTGCGTCGAGCATTTCGAGCGTAGGGAATGGCATGCAGTTCATTGTGGCCAGCTGGCTCGCCACCGAACTCACCGGAGATGGCGCGGCCAGCGCCGCCGTGCTGATCTGCTCCACCCTGCCTGGCGTGCTGTTCGCACCTATTGCAGGGGTGCTGGCAGACCGTTACGACCGGCGCAAGTTGGCAGCGATGATGGACCTGTTTCGGGCCGTGGTCCTGCTGGGAGTGCCCCTCATTGCCACGTTGGGGCAATTGCAGGTCGGACACCTGTACCTTGTGAGTTTCCTGACGGCCCTTGGCGACACTATCTACAAACCCACGCAGAGCGCACTGGTGCGCGAGATCGTGCCCTCTGCCCGACTCCTGCAAGCGAACACCTCGGCCATGATTGGAATTCAGCTGGGAATGATCGTTGGAGCGGGTTCGAGCGGCCTCCTCATGACTTGGCTGACACCCCCGGCAGTCATGCTCCTGAACGCCCTGAGCTTCGTCCTTTCCGCCATCTGCACGCTCCAGATGCTGAGTCTCCGGTCTGGAAACGCGAAGGAGCAGGATCAGGGGAACGTGCCTCCCGGGCGACAGTACCTCTGGGAGATGCGGCTCGGCTGGACGTATCTGCGCCAGAACAGTCGCTTGGCCTTTCCCTATGTGATGGCCCTGGTGCTCGCGAGTACGGCCCAGAGCATGAATGCCTTGCTGGTGCCGTTTGTGCATCAGGTACTGCGCCTCTCGCCGGGTGCATTGGGATTGATTGACGGCGCGTGGGCCGTGGGTGCCGTACTGGCAGGCTTTATCCTGCCGTTACTCCTTCAGCGCTTCTCGAAGGCCGTGGTCATGGTGGCGGCACCAGGACTCCTCAGCCTCACCCTGCTGTTGGGGTCACGGGCGTCAGGGCTTGTAGAAGCAGTGTTGGCCTGGGGACTGATGGGGCTCTTTTCGCGGAGCCTCATTCTGTACCGCACCGCTGCACAGGAACACACGGCCTTGGAGTATCAGGGCCGTGTAGAGAGTACGTTCGGGGTGCTGACCAGCCTGACCTTTCTGACCTTATACGTGCTGCTTGGGAGCGCCCAGGCTGCTTTTGGCCCACGGGTCCTGATCGTGGCCCAGGGTCTGCTGATAGGGGGAGCAGCACTTTGGGCCTGGAGAGCATTGCGAAGCGGAACGTATGGATCTCTTGTGAGCAACGACAGAACTTGA
- a CDS encoding TspO/MBR family protein, giving the protein MKGIPRQITLLLATLLTLVMNYLSNALPLFGNSNKVISDQLPNAFTPAGSTFAIWGIIFLGLLAFAIYQATPSRRGDRYDTLFWPFLLANLLNVSWLLAFQSLNFGLSVVVMLALLASLIWLYTHLDRLNLTKTEVWTLGLPTSLYLGWIAVATIANITAWLVSRGLSSGLAGLSGPFWSALLVVVAALIGVFLLRANRDYAVMGVMLWAFYGVYLARPDTGPVVVGVLLGVLVLIAGAVTSFRRPLR; this is encoded by the coding sequence ATGAAAGGAATACCCCGGCAGATCACGTTGCTCCTGGCCACGCTCTTGACCTTGGTGATGAACTACCTCTCCAACGCCCTCCCCCTATTCGGCAACAGCAACAAGGTCATCTCGGACCAGTTGCCCAATGCCTTTACTCCCGCTGGTTCCACCTTCGCCATCTGGGGAATCATCTTCCTTGGACTTCTGGCCTTTGCGATCTATCAGGCGACCCCCAGCCGACGAGGAGACCGCTATGACACCCTGTTCTGGCCGTTTCTGCTGGCCAATCTCCTGAATGTCAGCTGGCTCCTCGCGTTCCAAAGCCTCAATTTTGGACTGAGCGTCGTGGTGATGTTGGCCCTTCTGGCCAGCCTCATCTGGCTTTATACCCACCTCGACCGACTCAATCTGACCAAGACGGAGGTCTGGACGTTGGGGTTGCCCACCAGCCTGTATCTGGGCTGGATCGCCGTTGCGACAATCGCAAACATCACCGCCTGGCTGGTTAGCCGCGGCTTGTCTTCTGGTCTCGCCGGTCTGAGTGGGCCCTTCTGGTCGGCCTTACTGGTGGTCGTCGCGGCGCTGATCGGGGTGTTCCTGCTTCGAGCGAACCGCGATTATGCAGTGATGGGCGTGATGTTATGGGCCTTCTACGGGGTGTACCTTGCTCGCCCCGATACGGGTCCTGTCGTGGTAGGCGTGCTGCTGGGCGTTCTCGTTCTTATTGCAGGTGCCGTCACCAGTTTCAGACGACCACTTCGTTAA
- a CDS encoding DUF5937 family protein → MSIHFVLEAEDLSRLRFAFSPMWEGIMSLRVLQQPALAALHLPWIRETRQQLPFRKPDPYLTLAMQLVNAQQYMPDFLTPPPSTPFPDFEEELARVASTPEYVVRREVTRTFPNPEKRSELVRALMDEPSLSLHRMVQSIGTYWERHLAVHWPRMLLMLEADVTLRGRILALSGPGSLFEGLHASLTFQNGVLTRQSDSEQTVHVRGQGLVLVPSLFCWAQVLTLRDPPWQPTVIYPARGAANLWHAVPEPYGALEHLLGTSCARILSALRTPSTTLELAHLFGLVPGAVSFQLSKLRQTGLVEGQRLGRAVYYRWTNRGEALLELFPPERSSSSGGREKGKGH, encoded by the coding sequence ATGAGCATTCATTTTGTTCTGGAAGCGGAAGACCTGAGCCGCTTGCGCTTCGCCTTCTCGCCCATGTGGGAAGGGATCATGAGTTTGCGTGTGCTACAACAGCCTGCCCTGGCAGCCCTGCATCTGCCCTGGATCCGGGAAACTCGCCAGCAGTTGCCGTTCCGTAAACCTGACCCCTACCTCACGCTGGCCATGCAATTGGTGAACGCCCAGCAGTACATGCCGGATTTCCTGACACCGCCCCCTAGCACGCCGTTTCCCGATTTTGAGGAAGAACTCGCGCGGGTGGCCTCTACACCGGAGTACGTCGTGCGCCGCGAAGTCACGAGAACCTTCCCAAACCCAGAGAAGCGGTCCGAACTGGTCCGGGCGCTGATGGACGAACCCTCGCTGTCTCTGCACCGGATGGTTCAATCGATTGGCACTTACTGGGAACGGCACCTCGCTGTGCACTGGCCGCGCATGCTCCTGATGCTGGAGGCGGACGTGACGCTTCGCGGACGGATCTTGGCCCTGAGCGGACCCGGCAGCTTATTTGAGGGTCTTCACGCCAGTCTGACGTTTCAGAACGGCGTCTTGACCCGCCAGAGCGACTCTGAACAGACAGTGCATGTCCGAGGTCAGGGGCTGGTGCTGGTCCCGAGTCTGTTCTGCTGGGCCCAGGTTCTGACCCTCCGCGATCCCCCTTGGCAACCGACGGTCATTTACCCGGCGCGTGGAGCAGCGAACCTCTGGCATGCTGTCCCCGAACCATATGGCGCCCTGGAACACCTGCTCGGAACGAGTTGTGCCCGTATTCTCAGTGCCCTGCGGACCCCCAGCACGACCCTGGAGTTGGCCCACCTCTTCGGCCTGGTGCCGGGCGCGGTGAGTTTTCAACTCTCGAAGCTGCGCCAGACTGGATTGGTTGAGGGACAGCGGCTGGGACGTGCGGTGTACTACCGATGGACGAACCGGGGTGAGGCCCTCCTGGAGCTGTTTCCACCAGAGAGAAGCTCAAGTTCAGGAGGGCGAGAGAAGGGAAAAGGACACTGA
- a CDS encoding DUF2330 domain-containing protein, which yields MNTRRLTLLAALTLTSTAAGFCGFFVAKGDSRLFNRSNQVIIARDGKRSVFTMMNDYQGNVKDFARIVPIPVVPKRQDIRIGDPSVVKKLDAYSAPRLVEYFDTDPCTPPMPSVAMSPTAGNINEDRAQSARATANGVKIEASYQVGEYDIDILSAKQQGGLATYLRGEGYRLPPGADAMLGGYIKGGMKFFVVRVNVQRFDKSGGGFLNPIVLSYTSEKFMLPIRLGTLNSPGEQDLTVYLLSPYGKVVTRNYRTAMMPTDKEVPLLVKGQFEPFYRHVFRKAYEREGKNVALMEYAWNSGSCDPCSTEPPTPEELKEAGVFWRQENFSGQPVPEVEGPAKPVFLTRLHVRYTAKTFPEDLHFKETNDTGTYQARYVLRHDFTGKAKCSAATAYRRALQDRHEQQAQTLANLTGWDINHIRQRMNGQGD from the coding sequence ATGAACACACGTCGCCTGACGCTGCTCGCCGCCCTGACGCTAACCTCCACCGCTGCCGGATTCTGCGGTTTTTTCGTCGCCAAGGGCGACTCGAGGCTCTTCAACCGCAGCAACCAAGTGATCATCGCCCGCGATGGCAAGCGCAGCGTGTTCACGATGATGAACGACTACCAGGGCAACGTCAAAGACTTCGCCCGCATCGTGCCCATCCCGGTGGTGCCCAAGCGCCAGGACATCCGCATCGGAGACCCCAGCGTCGTCAAGAAGCTTGACGCGTACAGCGCGCCCCGCCTGGTGGAGTACTTCGACACCGATCCCTGCACGCCCCCCATGCCGTCAGTTGCGATGTCTCCCACCGCCGGAAATATCAACGAGGACAGGGCGCAAAGCGCCCGCGCCACGGCCAACGGGGTGAAGATTGAGGCGAGCTACCAGGTCGGCGAGTACGACATCGACATCCTCAGCGCCAAACAGCAGGGCGGCCTCGCCACCTACCTGCGCGGCGAGGGCTACCGGCTTCCCCCCGGCGCGGACGCCATGCTCGGCGGGTACATCAAGGGCGGCATGAAGTTCTTCGTGGTACGCGTGAACGTCCAGCGCTTCGACAAATCCGGCGGCGGGTTTCTGAATCCCATCGTGCTGTCATACACGTCGGAGAAATTCATGCTTCCCATCCGCCTGGGCACCCTGAACTCCCCCGGCGAGCAGGACCTGACCGTGTACCTGCTTTCCCCGTACGGCAAGGTCGTCACGCGCAACTACCGCACCGCCATGATGCCCACAGACAAAGAAGTCCCGCTGCTGGTCAAAGGCCAGTTTGAACCCTTCTACCGCCACGTGTTCAGAAAAGCGTACGAGCGCGAAGGCAAAAACGTCGCCTTGATGGAGTACGCCTGGAACTCGGGAAGCTGCGACCCGTGCAGCACCGAGCCGCCGACCCCTGAGGAACTCAAGGAAGCGGGCGTGTTCTGGCGGCAGGAGAACTTCAGCGGCCAGCCCGTCCCGGAAGTCGAAGGGCCCGCCAAGCCGGTGTTTCTCACGCGGCTGCACGTGCGCTACACCGCCAAGACCTTTCCCGAGGACCTGCACTTCAAGGAGACCAACGACACGGGCACCTACCAGGCCCGTTACGTCCTGCGGCACGACTTTACCGGCAAGGCAAAATGCAGCGCCGCCACTGCCTACCGCCGCGCCCTCCAGGACCGCCACGAGCAGCAGGCCCAGACCCTCGCCAATCTCACCGGCTGGGACATCAACCACATCCGCCAGCGCATGAACGGACAGGGCGACTAG